Proteins encoded together in one Streptomyces sp. NBC_01216 window:
- a CDS encoding helix-turn-helix transcriptional regulator encodes MRPLRQSKNITLTAAARHCGVWPATISTLERGLRRDNDLANTYRDWLTAA; translated from the coding sequence CTGCGTCCCTTGAGGCAGTCGAAGAACATCACCCTCACTGCGGCGGCCCGCCACTGCGGCGTCTGGCCCGCCACGATCTCCACCCTCGAACGCGGACTCCGCCGAGACAACGACCTCGCCAACACCTACCGCGACTGGCTCACCGCCGCTTGA
- a CDS encoding helix-turn-helix domain-containing protein has product MGVSNSAGSLWFIKAGRMLLPDKLIDDRYLTQDDRIAIAEGLLAGRTPGPISQEIGKHRSTVYRELRPPDIGFTAAANTTVATAVACTARARRTPFPPRSGSRGLPGVV; this is encoded by the coding sequence GTGGGTGTATCCAACAGCGCGGGCTCGCTGTGGTTCATCAAGGCTGGACGCATGCTCCTGCCGGACAAGCTCATCGACGACCGCTACCTCACGCAGGACGACCGCATTGCGATCGCCGAAGGACTGCTTGCCGGCCGTACTCCCGGGCCGATCAGCCAGGAGATCGGCAAGCACCGCTCCACCGTCTACCGGGAGCTTCGCCCCCCCGACATCGGCTTCACGGCCGCCGCGAACACGACGGTCGCGACGGCGGTGGCATGTACGGCAAGAGCGCGGCGGACGCCGTTCCCGCCGCGTTCCGGGAGCCGGGGGCTCCCCGGGGTCGTCTGA